The following are from one region of the Actinoplanes sp. L3-i22 genome:
- a CDS encoding DUF3145 domain-containing protein, whose translation MPTCGVVYVHSTPLAVCQHVEWAIARVLTAPVNLQWTVQQVDPSMRRAECSWTGRAGTGAELAAALRQWPMIRFEVTEEPSPGLDGERFMHVPGRGLFHGTMGASGDIQIGEDRLRAIMASARAPEALAHALEKALGTAWDAELEPYRYAGDGAPVTLLTRVG comes from the coding sequence GTGCCAACGTGTGGCGTCGTATACGTCCACTCAACCCCGCTCGCCGTGTGCCAGCACGTCGAATGGGCCATAGCGCGCGTCCTGACTGCGCCGGTCAATCTGCAATGGACCGTGCAGCAGGTCGATCCGAGCATGCGCCGAGCCGAGTGCAGCTGGACCGGACGCGCGGGAACTGGCGCCGAGCTGGCTGCTGCCCTCCGGCAGTGGCCCATGATCCGTTTCGAGGTGACCGAAGAGCCGAGTCCAGGGCTGGACGGCGAGCGTTTCATGCACGTCCCCGGTCGTGGGCTGTTCCACGGCACGATGGGCGCCTCGGGCGACATCCAGATCGGCGAGGACCGGCTGCGCGCCATCATGGCGTCCGCCCGGGCTCCCGAGGCGCTGGCGCATGCCCTGGAAAAGGCGCTGGGCACCGCCTGGGACGCGGAGCTGGAGCCGTACCGGTACGCCGGTGACGGCGCCCCGGTCACGCTGCTGACCCGAGTCGGATAG
- a CDS encoding glycoside hydrolase family 3 protein: MAVVKKLSRVAFVAPLLLLAGACGDDTKAPPAPPDAAPVASAASGPVSESGSALSADPVVRAAETVARLSDEDLAGQVLMPYAYGGSATRVDPGSAAGNRKLAGVDTPAQMIAKYKLGGLILVSFTQNDPTGRTNPTSNVEDPKQVRALTGGLQEAARQLPAAAPLMIGTDQEFGVVTRITEGVTALPSALAIGAAGRPDLTEAAWRAAGEELAAMGITVDFAPVADTLGPAGSAVIGSRSYGSDPAANATQVAAAVRGLQGAGVAAALKHFPGHGHTNGDSHEVLPVIKQSAAAWRAQDLPPFKSGVDAGAGVVMSGHLDLEAVDKGVAATFSHKLMTDVLRGELKFGGVAITDAMNMEPAMKWPPGEAAVRALNAGNDMLLMPPDIGAARDGIVAGLKNGTLKRERLIEAVNRILTLKFRTAAAAQPDLSVVGADEHLQSVAALDAASVTVLRGGCAGPLVTGPVTVTAPSSREVARVALVKALQAAGVPVQAANGAEIRLVGYGDKPVDLSPTAPMTVVMDLPGILAYAKSPTLLATYSSSRQSMAALADVIAGRATAPGKSPIAVAGLPRSACAR, from the coding sequence ATGGCGGTCGTGAAAAAGTTGTCCCGTGTCGCATTTGTCGCTCCGCTGCTCCTGCTCGCCGGAGCTTGCGGGGACGACACCAAGGCACCACCGGCCCCACCCGACGCCGCTCCGGTCGCGTCCGCCGCCTCCGGCCCGGTCTCCGAGTCGGGGTCCGCGCTGTCCGCTGATCCGGTGGTGCGGGCGGCCGAGACGGTCGCCCGGCTCAGCGACGAGGACCTGGCCGGCCAGGTGCTGATGCCCTATGCGTACGGCGGCTCGGCCACCCGGGTCGACCCGGGCTCGGCGGCCGGCAACCGGAAGCTGGCCGGCGTGGACACCCCGGCCCAGATGATCGCCAAGTACAAGCTGGGCGGCCTGATCCTGGTCTCGTTCACCCAGAACGACCCGACCGGCCGGACGAATCCCACGTCGAACGTGGAGGACCCGAAGCAGGTCCGGGCCCTCACCGGCGGGCTCCAGGAGGCCGCGCGGCAGCTCCCGGCCGCCGCCCCGCTGATGATCGGCACCGACCAGGAATTCGGCGTGGTGACGCGGATCACCGAGGGCGTCACCGCGCTGCCCTCGGCGCTCGCCATCGGCGCGGCCGGCCGGCCCGACCTGACCGAGGCGGCCTGGCGCGCGGCCGGCGAGGAACTGGCCGCGATGGGCATCACGGTCGACTTCGCCCCGGTCGCCGACACGCTCGGCCCGGCCGGCAGCGCGGTGATCGGCTCCCGGTCCTACGGGTCGGACCCGGCCGCCAACGCCACCCAGGTCGCCGCCGCCGTCCGCGGCCTGCAGGGCGCCGGGGTCGCCGCCGCCCTCAAGCACTTCCCGGGCCACGGGCACACCAACGGCGACAGCCACGAGGTGCTGCCGGTGATCAAGCAGAGCGCGGCCGCCTGGCGGGCCCAGGACCTGCCGCCGTTCAAGTCCGGCGTGGACGCCGGCGCCGGCGTGGTGATGTCCGGCCACCTGGACCTGGAGGCGGTCGACAAGGGCGTGGCCGCGACGTTCTCGCACAAGCTGATGACCGACGTGCTGCGCGGCGAGCTGAAGTTCGGCGGGGTGGCGATCACCGACGCGATGAACATGGAGCCGGCGATGAAGTGGCCGCCCGGCGAGGCCGCGGTCCGCGCCCTGAACGCGGGCAACGACATGCTGCTCATGCCGCCGGACATCGGCGCCGCCCGGGACGGCATCGTGGCCGGCCTGAAGAACGGCACGCTCAAGCGCGAGCGGCTGATCGAGGCGGTCAACCGGATCCTCACGCTGAAGTTCCGGACCGCGGCCGCCGCCCAGCCCGACCTCTCGGTGGTCGGCGCGGACGAGCACCTGCAGTCGGTCGCCGCGCTGGACGCCGCCTCGGTCACCGTGCTGCGCGGGGGCTGTGCCGGGCCGCTGGTCACCGGGCCGGTCACGGTGACCGCGCCGTCGTCCCGCGAGGTGGCCCGGGTCGCCCTGGTCAAGGCGTTGCAGGCGGCCGGCGTGCCGGTGCAGGCCGCCAACGGCGCGGAGATCCGCCTGGTGGGGTACGGCGACAAACCCGTCGACCTGTCCCCGACCGCGCCGATGACGGTCGTGATGGACCTGCCCGGGATCCTCGCCTACGCCAAGTCGCCGACGCTGCTGGCGACGTACTCGTCGAGCCGGCAGTCGATGGCCGCGCTCGCCGACGTGATCGCCGGCCGGGCCACGGCGCCGGGAAAGTCCCCGATCGCGGTCGCCGGCCTGCCCCGCAGCGCCTGCGCCAGATGA
- the fabF gene encoding beta-ketoacyl-ACP synthase II, protein MSTVDVVVTGLGATTPLGGDVASTWDAMLAGRSGVSPLTQEWAGQLTVRIAAQIAVDPSEILDRVRMRRLDRSEAMAIVAAKQAWADSGLEGTGLDPERLAVSFGSGIGGAITLLDQDDILEKSGPRRVSPHTVPMLMPNGPAAYVGLEVGARAGVRAMASACATGAEAVALGLDLIRAGRADVVVAGSTEAVIHPLPIAGFASMRAMSTRNDDPERASRPWDRNRDGFVLGEGAGALILERADHAAARGATVYARLAGAGITSDGYDIVQPDPECKGGIRAMAMAIRDAGLTGADIVHVNAHATSTPAGDMGEVLGIRTAIGSHPVITSTKSMTGHLLGAAGALESIATILAIRDSVVPPTINLDDPDDRLDLDVAAHKARPLDIPAAMNNSFGFGGHNVALIFTRP, encoded by the coding sequence ATGAGCACTGTCGACGTCGTCGTCACCGGGCTCGGCGCGACGACCCCGCTGGGCGGGGACGTCGCGTCCACCTGGGACGCCATGCTCGCCGGCCGCTCCGGGGTGAGTCCGCTCACTCAGGAGTGGGCCGGGCAGCTCACCGTTCGCATCGCCGCGCAGATCGCGGTGGACCCGTCGGAGATTCTCGACCGGGTCCGGATGCGGCGGCTGGACCGCAGTGAGGCGATGGCCATCGTCGCCGCCAAGCAGGCCTGGGCCGATTCCGGTCTGGAGGGCACCGGGCTGGACCCGGAGCGTCTCGCGGTCAGCTTCGGCAGCGGCATCGGTGGCGCGATCACCCTGCTCGACCAGGACGACATCCTGGAGAAGTCCGGCCCGCGGCGGGTCAGCCCGCACACCGTGCCGATGCTCATGCCGAACGGCCCGGCGGCCTACGTCGGGCTCGAGGTCGGCGCCCGGGCCGGGGTCCGGGCGATGGCCAGTGCCTGTGCCACCGGCGCCGAGGCGGTCGCCCTGGGTCTCGACCTGATCCGGGCCGGTCGTGCCGACGTGGTGGTGGCCGGCAGCACCGAGGCCGTGATCCACCCGCTGCCGATCGCCGGTTTCGCCTCGATGCGCGCCATGTCGACGCGCAACGACGATCCGGAGCGGGCGTCCCGGCCGTGGGACCGCAACCGGGACGGCTTCGTCCTCGGTGAGGGGGCCGGCGCGCTGATCCTGGAGCGTGCCGATCACGCGGCGGCCCGCGGGGCCACCGTGTACGCCCGTCTCGCCGGTGCCGGGATCACCTCGGACGGCTACGACATCGTCCAGCCCGACCCGGAGTGCAAGGGCGGGATCCGGGCCATGGCGATGGCGATCCGCGACGCCGGTCTGACCGGCGCCGACATCGTGCACGTGAACGCCCACGCGACGTCGACCCCGGCCGGCGACATGGGCGAGGTCCTCGGCATCCGGACCGCTATCGGCAGTCACCCGGTGATCACCTCGACGAAGTCGATGACCGGGCACCTGCTGGGCGCGGCCGGAGCACTGGAGTCGATCGCCACGATCCTGGCGATCCGTGACAGCGTGGTCCCCCCGACCATCAACCTCGACGACCCGGACGACCGGCTGGATCTCGACGTGGCGGCGCACAAGGCCCGTCCGCTCGACATCCCGGCGGCGATGAACAACTCGTTCGGCTTCGGCGGTCACAACGTGGCCCTGATCTTCACGCGCCCCTGA
- a CDS encoding acyl carrier protein produces MATREEITSGLGEILEEVAGVNPDDVAEGKSFTDDLDVDSLSMVEVVVAAEEKFGVKIPDNEVQNLKTVGDAVTYIEANA; encoded by the coding sequence ATGGCTACTCGTGAAGAGATCACCTCGGGCCTCGGCGAGATCCTCGAGGAGGTCGCCGGAGTGAACCCGGACGACGTCGCCGAGGGCAAGTCGTTCACCGACGACCTGGACGTCGACTCGCTGTCGATGGTCGAGGTCGTGGTGGCGGCCGAGGAGAAGTTCGGCGTCAAGATCCCGGACAACGAGGTGCAGAACCTGAAGACCGTCGGTGACGCGGTCACCTACATCGAGGCGAACGCCTGA
- a CDS encoding beta-ketoacyl-ACP synthase III — translation MTAGSRIVAMGHYQPSRVVTNEDLTRTLDTNDEWIRSRVGIAERRIATDTESVADMAGFAAEKALAASGLTAADIDLVIVATCSSIDRCPNVATRVAHKLGIAAPAAYDLNTACSGFSYAVGSADHAIRAGAARNAIVIGAEKLSDVTDWSDRKTAVLFGDGAGAAVMTGVPDGEEPGVGPVLWGSAPDKGDVLRIEGWRPYIEQEGQIVFRWATTELAPFAIEACKRAGVLPSELAAFVPHQANTRIIDGIVKRLGLSPDAIVAKDLIESGNTSAASVPLALSKLIERREIPSGAPVLLFGFGGGLTYAGQVIRCP, via the coding sequence ATGACAGCGGGTTCCCGCATCGTCGCGATGGGCCACTACCAGCCCTCGCGCGTGGTCACCAACGAAGACCTGACCAGGACTCTGGACACCAACGACGAGTGGATCCGCAGCCGGGTCGGCATCGCCGAGCGGCGGATCGCCACCGACACCGAGTCGGTCGCCGACATGGCCGGCTTCGCCGCCGAGAAGGCGCTGGCCGCGTCCGGCCTGACCGCCGCCGACATCGACCTGGTCATCGTCGCGACCTGCTCGTCGATCGACCGCTGCCCGAACGTCGCCACCCGGGTGGCGCACAAGCTGGGCATCGCCGCCCCGGCGGCGTACGACCTGAACACCGCCTGCTCGGGCTTCTCCTACGCGGTCGGCAGCGCGGACCACGCGATCCGCGCCGGCGCCGCCCGCAACGCCATCGTGATCGGCGCGGAGAAGCTCTCCGACGTCACCGACTGGTCGGACCGCAAGACCGCGGTCCTGTTCGGCGACGGTGCCGGCGCCGCGGTGATGACCGGGGTGCCGGACGGCGAGGAGCCCGGCGTCGGCCCGGTGCTCTGGGGTTCCGCCCCGGACAAGGGCGACGTGCTGCGGATCGAGGGCTGGCGGCCGTACATCGAGCAGGAGGGCCAGATCGTCTTCCGCTGGGCGACCACCGAGCTCGCCCCGTTCGCGATCGAGGCCTGCAAGCGCGCCGGTGTCCTGCCGTCCGAGCTGGCCGCGTTCGTGCCGCACCAGGCGAACACCCGGATCATCGACGGCATCGTGAAGCGGCTGGGCCTGAGCCCGGACGCGATCGTCGCCAAGGACCTGATCGAGTCCGGCAACACCTCCGCGGCGAGTGTGCCGCTGGCCCTGTCCAAGCTGATCGAGCGCCGGGAGATCCCCTCCGGGGCACCGGTGCTGCTGTTCGGCTTCGGCGGTGGCCTCACCTACGCCGGCCAGGTCATCCGCTGCCCGTGA
- a CDS encoding ACP S-malonyltransferase, whose product MLAVLSPGQGSQKPGFLNSWLELPGAKDRLTAWSALAGVDLVHLGTDADAEEIKDTARTQPLLVAAALLAAAQLPLERVGVVAGHSVGELGAASIAGVLTPEDAITLAGVRGREMAAACALAPTGMSAVLGGDPDEVVATIEKHGLHPANRNGAGQIVAAGALDGLAEFAAAPPAKARVIALAVAGAFHTPFMAPAETALAAVAAKTTVTDPARTLLSNLDGTAVAGGRDMLDRLVRQITAGVRWDLCMSTLKGLGVTAVIELPPAGTLAGLVRREMKGARAPEIVTLNTPDDLPAARDLIARHAMPQH is encoded by the coding sequence GTGCTCGCCGTACTCTCACCCGGCCAGGGTTCCCAGAAGCCCGGCTTCCTGAACTCCTGGCTCGAACTCCCCGGTGCCAAGGACCGCCTCACCGCGTGGTCCGCGCTCGCCGGGGTCGACCTGGTGCACCTCGGCACCGACGCGGACGCCGAGGAGATCAAGGACACCGCCCGGACCCAGCCGCTGCTGGTCGCCGCGGCCCTGCTCGCCGCCGCCCAGCTACCGCTGGAGCGGGTCGGCGTGGTCGCCGGTCACAGCGTCGGTGAGCTGGGCGCCGCCTCGATCGCCGGGGTGCTGACCCCGGAGGACGCGATCACCCTGGCCGGCGTCCGCGGCCGGGAGATGGCCGCCGCCTGCGCGCTCGCGCCGACCGGGATGTCCGCCGTGCTCGGCGGCGACCCGGACGAGGTGGTCGCCACGATCGAGAAGCACGGGCTGCACCCGGCCAACCGCAACGGCGCCGGCCAGATCGTCGCGGCCGGCGCGCTGGACGGGCTGGCCGAGTTCGCGGCCGCCCCGCCGGCCAAGGCCCGGGTGATCGCGCTCGCGGTGGCCGGAGCCTTCCACACCCCGTTCATGGCGCCCGCCGAGACCGCGCTCGCCGCGGTCGCCGCGAAAACGACCGTCACCGACCCGGCCCGGACGCTGTTGTCGAACCTGGACGGCACGGCCGTGGCGGGCGGGCGCGACATGCTCGACCGCCTGGTCCGCCAGATCACCGCCGGTGTCCGGTGGGACCTGTGCATGAGCACACTCAAGGGTCTCGGCGTCACCGCGGTCATCGAGCTGCCCCCGGCCGGCACCCTGGCCGGCCTGGTCAGGCGTGAGATGAAGGGCGCCCGTGCGCCCGAGATCGTCACGCTGAACACGCCGGACGACCTGCCCGCCGCGCGCGATCTGATCGCCCGGCACGCCATGCCACAGCACTGA
- a CDS encoding CdaR family transcriptional regulator, which yields MADSRITEPSPETPANPLQPATLRRIERHAGALASSAVARMDETLPWFRALPADQRSWVMLVAQAGVRSLVEWLRSGATVAASTQEISDEVFAAAPRALARAITLTQTVQLIKVTIDVAEAEVPGFAGKGETALLLQAILRFSREIAFSAARVYARAAESRGAWDARLQAMLVDALLRGDSQDVLASRAGALGWVDSPPVAVVVGRSPGGDITAVLHALYRAARRARLEVIGGVHGDRLVAVVGGATDPVATAAALRSGFGEGPIVVGPAVPALEQATESARAALAGFRAAPAWPGAPTPVAADDLLPERALAGDLDARRKLRNDVYAALTRAGGALLETLDAFFAAGGVLESAARELYVHPNTVRYRLRRVAEVTALSPLDGRDAFALRMALSIGRLDPAT from the coding sequence GTGGCGGACAGCCGAATCACCGAACCGTCGCCGGAAACCCCGGCGAACCCGCTGCAACCTGCGACGTTGCGCCGGATCGAGCGGCACGCCGGGGCCCTCGCGAGCTCCGCGGTGGCCCGGATGGACGAGACGCTGCCGTGGTTCCGGGCCCTGCCGGCCGATCAGCGGTCCTGGGTGATGCTCGTCGCACAGGCCGGCGTCCGGTCGCTCGTGGAGTGGCTGCGGTCCGGCGCCACCGTCGCGGCCAGCACCCAGGAGATCTCCGACGAGGTGTTCGCGGCGGCGCCGCGCGCGCTGGCCCGGGCGATCACGCTGACCCAGACCGTCCAGCTGATCAAGGTGACGATCGACGTGGCCGAGGCCGAGGTGCCCGGCTTCGCCGGCAAGGGCGAGACCGCCCTGCTGCTCCAGGCGATCCTGCGGTTCTCCCGGGAGATCGCGTTCTCGGCCGCGCGGGTCTACGCCCGGGCCGCCGAGTCCCGCGGCGCGTGGGACGCGCGGCTGCAGGCGATGCTGGTCGACGCGCTGCTGCGCGGCGACTCGCAGGACGTGCTGGCCAGCCGGGCCGGCGCGCTGGGCTGGGTGGACTCGCCGCCGGTCGCGGTGGTGGTGGGCCGCTCCCCCGGCGGCGACATCACCGCGGTGCTGCACGCGCTCTACCGGGCCGCCCGGCGGGCCCGGCTCGAGGTGATCGGCGGGGTGCACGGCGACCGGCTGGTGGCGGTGGTCGGCGGCGCGACCGATCCGGTGGCCACCGCGGCCGCGCTGCGCTCCGGCTTCGGCGAGGGCCCGATCGTGGTCGGCCCGGCCGTGCCGGCCCTGGAGCAGGCCACCGAGTCGGCCCGGGCGGCACTGGCCGGCTTCCGCGCCGCACCGGCCTGGCCGGGCGCGCCGACCCCGGTCGCCGCCGACGACCTGCTGCCCGAGCGGGCCCTGGCCGGCGATCTGGACGCGCGCCGCAAGCTCCGCAACGACGTGTACGCGGCGCTGACCCGGGCCGGTGGCGCCCTGCTGGAGACGCTCGACGCATTCTTCGCGGCCGGCGGGGTACTGGAGAGTGCGGCGCGCGAGCTCTACGTGCATCCCAACACGGTCCGCTACCGCCTGCGCCGGGTGGCCGAGGTCACCGCGCTGTCCCCGCTGGACGGGCGGGACGCCTTCGCGTTGCGGATGGCGCTGAGCATCGGGCGTCTCGACCCTGCGACATGA
- a CDS encoding TetR/AcrR family transcriptional regulator: MDDKRRLILDQALALVDERGLAAMSMRAVAERVGLTSMALYPYVGGKDALLDGLVDLLHLELGRAGAGAWTAADLDWRKRLRALGRAVRALAHAHPSAFPLLLNRSAAGASASWLTAALRGILHDAGVRDAEVPRLARMICAFLLGYTTGEVTGGLPELLPAAPEDSAPGSEDPAAAHRTTEFDADLDDLVDLVANAVCPRVDDRG, encoded by the coding sequence ATGGACGACAAGAGACGGCTGATCCTGGACCAGGCGCTCGCGTTGGTGGACGAGCGCGGACTGGCCGCCATGTCGATGCGAGCGGTCGCCGAACGGGTCGGGCTCACCTCGATGGCGCTCTACCCCTATGTCGGCGGCAAGGACGCCCTCCTCGACGGCCTCGTCGACCTGCTGCACCTGGAACTGGGCAGAGCCGGGGCCGGGGCGTGGACGGCGGCGGACCTCGACTGGCGGAAGCGGCTGCGGGCGCTGGGCCGGGCGGTGCGCGCGCTGGCTCACGCCCACCCCAGTGCCTTCCCGCTGCTGCTGAACCGCTCCGCGGCCGGCGCCTCGGCGTCCTGGCTGACCGCCGCGCTGCGCGGCATCCTGCACGACGCCGGGGTGCGTGACGCCGAGGTTCCCCGGCTGGCCCGGATGATCTGCGCGTTCCTGCTCGGCTACACCACCGGCGAGGTCACCGGCGGCCTCCCCGAACTTCTCCCGGCCGCACCCGAGGACAGCGCGCCCGGATCCGAGGATCCGGCCGCCGCCCACCGGACGACGGAATTCGACGCGGACCTGGATGATCTGGTCGATCTGGTGGCGAATGCCGTTTGTCCTCGCGTGGATGATCGCGGCTGA